A single region of the Apodemus sylvaticus chromosome 7, mApoSyl1.1, whole genome shotgun sequence genome encodes:
- the Mrps22 gene encoding 28S ribosomal protein S22, mitochondrial: MAAVRTPLSLWRFPLGSRRARRVCTRAVAQRRPDALLGTRPQPFEVGQPRRPLSSEAESGSSEVKKPTFMDEEVQNILTKMTGLDLQKTFRPAIQPLKPPTYKLMTQAQLEEATRLAVEAAKVRLKMPPVLEERKPITDVLAEDKILEGTETNKYVFTDISYNIPHRERFIVVREPSGTLRKASWEERDRVIQIYFPKEGRRVLPPVIFKDENLKTMYSQDRHADVLNLCVAQFEPDSTEYIKVHHQTYEDIDRHGKYELLRSTRHFGGMAWYFVNKKKIDGLLIDQIQRDLVDDATSLVQLYHMLHPDGQSAQEAKEQAAEGVNLIKVFAKTEAQRGAYIELALQTYQEIVISHSAAS, translated from the exons ATGGCTGCCGTCAGAACTCCGTTGTCGCTGTGGAGGTTCCCGTTGGGCTCTCGGCGAGCACGGCGGGTCTGTACTCGGGCCGTAGCCCAGCGCCGCCCCGATGCTCTGCTCGGGACGCGGCCCCAGCCCTTTGAGGTGGGGCAGCCTCGCCGCCCGCTCAGCTCCGAGGCCG AATCTGGTAGCTCAGAAGTCAAGAAACCTACTTTTATGGATGAGGAGGTCCAGAATATCCTCACCAAGATGACAGGCCTGGACTTGCAGAAGACTTTCAGGCCTGCTATACAACCACTGAAGCCACCAACCTATAAGTTAATGACCCAGGCACAGTTGGAAGAG gctaCTAGACTGGCAGTTGAGGCAGCTAAAGTACGCTTAAAGATGCCCCCAGTTCTGGAAGAGCGAAAGCCAATAACTGACGTATTAGCTGAGGATAAGATCTTGGaaggaacagaaacaaacaaatatgtgTTTACTGATATATCGTATAACATACCACATCGG GAACGTTTTATTGTTGTTAGAGAACCAAGCGGCACACTACGCAAAGCTTCATGGGAAGAACGGGACAGGGTGATACAAATTTATTTCCCAAAAGAAGGTCGTAGGGTTTTGCCACCAGTAATTTTCAAAGATGAAAACCTTAAG ACCATGTACAGCCAAGACCGGCATGCTGATGTCCTCAATCTCTGTGTCGCCCAGTTTGAGCCAGATTCCACCGAGTATATCAAG GTTCATCATCAGACCTATGAAGATATAGACAGACATGGAAAATATGAGCTTTTACGTTCAACAAGACACTTTGGTGGAATGGCTTggtattttgtaaataaaaaaaagattgatgGTTTGCTCATCGATCAGATCCAGAGAGACTT GGTTGATGATGCCACCAGCCTGGTCCAGCTGTACCACATGCTTCATCCAGATGGCCAGTCAGCTCAAGAGGCCAAAGAGCAGGCTGCTGAGGGGGTCAATTTAATTAAG gTCTTTGCAaaaacagaagcacagagaggAGCATATATAGAATTAGCACTTCAAACTTATCAAGAAATAGTCATCAGCCATTCTGCAGCATCCTGA